AGGTCGAGCCCGTCGAACAGCGGCCGGCCACCCCGGTGCGCGAACGTCACCTTCTCGAAGCGCACATCGGCCGCCCGCGGCCGCAGCGGCTCCGGTTCCGGCGGGTCGAGCACGGTCGGCGGCGTCAGGAGCAGCTCGGTGAACTGCGCGGCCTCCGTCATCGAGCTCTCCAGCCGGCGGTAGATCTGATTGAAGTCGAACATGATGCGGGTCGCGTTGGTGTAGTACGTGAAGGCGACCACGATCCCCTCCACGCCGAGGGAGCCCCCGGCGAGCGTCACCGCGAGCAGCAGACCCACCGTGTTGGTGACCACGGACATCGGCGCGACCAGCGTGTCGATGCGCAGATTGCCGTAGTCCCACGAGCGCAGGGTGAGCCGGCGTGACGTGGCGACCCGGGAGCGGTGCTCGGCGGCCTCGCGCTCCTCGGCGGCGAACGCCCGCACCGTGTCCATGTTCATCAGGCTGTCGGCGACATGGCCCGACACCCGGGCGATCGCCTCCTCACGCTCGTCGACGAGCCGCTGCCGCCGGCGGATCAGCGGCACGACCAGCACCGCCGTCAGCGCGATCATGGACAGCAGGCCGACGACGAGCAGCGGCTCGTAGCGCCACAGCACCACCGCGCCGAACGTCAGCGGCACGAAGCTGCCCATGATCTGGAACGTCAGCGTGTCCACGAACGGCTCGAAGCGGGAGGCGAAGCTGAGGACCCGCTTGGTCAGCGAGCCGGCGAAGTTGTCGTGGAAGAACGTGGCGTCCTTGGCGAACAGCTCGTCCATCCCGATGACGTACAGGTGCTCGATGCCGAGGGCGTCGAGCCGGTTGAGGCAGTGCAGGGCGATGCGCCACAGTGCCTCCGCGACCAGCAGGACCCCGGCGAAGCCCAGCACGTACGGCAGTGCCGAGGCGACGCTGACGTCCTTGTCACCGGCGATGTCGCCGACGAGCTTGGCGACGATCAGCGGCGCGACGTAGTTGATTCCGATGTTGCCCAGCGCCGAGAGCAGCATCGCGGGAGCCGTCCACCGGCGAAGCCGGGCCAACTCCCGTCCGTAGTAACGAAGTGCGAGAAGCACCGAGCGCTTGCCCGGCTGAACCCTGCGTGTTCCAGGCGTTTCCATCCCACCCCTGTGTCGTCCTGTGGCCCGCCGCCACGCGCTGTGGGCGGGCAGGGGCCATCGCCGCAACGGATGTGTGGATTTCGGTTCGAGTCCGGAAGTGTCCCGCGACGGCGACCCCTCAGTCCAAGTGTTTTCCGGCCCGGCGGTGGTGTGCGGGGAGCGCCAAGGGGCACGGCGGGCGGACTCAGGACGCGGGGTCGCTGTGCGGGCGCAGAGTGAAGACCTGGTCGAGACCGACGAGGGTGAGGACGCGCAGCAGGTGCGCCGGTACGGCGGCCAGGACGGCGTCGGCCTCCGCGGCCAGGGCGTGCTGGCGGGCGGCGAGGAGGGCGGTGATGCCGGAGGAGTCGCAGAACTCCAGCCCGGACAGGTCGAGGACGAGGCACTGTCCCGGCGCGAGGGCCAGCAGGCCGATCTGCCGGCGCAGCTCGGGTGCCTGGTCGAAGTCCAGGTCGCCGGCCACGCGGAGGACGAGGCCGGTCGCGGTGGAGCGGTGGTCGATGGTCAGCGGCTTCATGAGGTGGGGCTCGTGGTCGGGCGGATCGGGGACGGGGCGGCGGGGACGCCGAGGGCGAGCAGGGCGGTGTCGTCGTCGAGACCGTCGCCGAAGCTCTCCAGCAGCCCGGTCAGCGCGGTGATGACCTCGCGTGGTCCGGCGGGGGCGCGGTCGGCGCCGAAGGCGCGCAGGGCGTCCTCGCCGTAGAGGGCGTCGCGGGCGGGGCCGGTCCGGGCCTCGGTGAGGCCGTCGGTGTACAGCACCAGCGTGTCGCCGGCGGCCAGGACGGTCTCCGCCGTGCCGATCGGCGCGCCGGGCAGGATGCCGACGAGCATGCCGCCGGGGGTGGGCAGGTATCCGGCGCTGCCGTCGGACCGCAGGACGAGCGCCGGCGGGTGGCCGCCGGAGGCGATGCGCACGGTCGCGGACCCGTCCTCGCCGCCGGGCTCGACAACACCGAAGACGCAGGTGCAGTAGCGGGGGTCGCCGTCGGCGGTGTACCGCTCGTGCAGCACGGCGTTGAGCGTGGCCAGGGCGGCGGCCGGCTCCGGATCGTGGTGCGCGGCGGCCCGGAGGGTGTAGCGGGTCAGCGAGGTGAGGGAGGCGGCCTCGGGGCCCTTGCCGCACACGTCGCCGAGGAAGAACGCCCACCGGTCGCCGGCGACGGGGAACAGGTCGTAGAAGTCGCCGCCGAGCTGGTCGGGCGCGGCCGTGTGGTAGTGGACGGCCGTCTCCAGGCCCGGTACGGCGGGCAGTGAGTCCGGCACGAGGGACTGCTGCAGGACGGCGAGCGCGTCGGCCAGCCGGGTCCGGTCGGCTTCGGCCTGCCGTCTGGCCCGGTCCGCCTCGGCATGGGCCCGCTCGGCCTCGGCACGGGCCCGTTCCGCTTCCGCCCGGGCCCGCTCGGCCTCGACGCGGGCCTGCTCGGCGTCGACCCGGGCCCGCTCGGCGTCCTTACGGCGGCGCAGCAGTTCCTCTTCGTAGGAGCGGCGGTCGGAGGCGTCGAAGACGGTGATGCGGATCAGCAGGGGCTCGCCGCCGGTGCCGTGCTTGACCACGGCGGAGACCAGCACCGGCAGCCGGCCGCCGCCCTGCCTCCTCATCTCCAGCGCGACGCCGCGCAGCTCGCCCTGCATGCGCAGCAGCGGCGCGAAGTGCGTCTCGTGGTACAGCCTGCCGCCGACGGTGAGCAGATCCGCG
This genomic stretch from Streptomyces sp. Go-475 harbors:
- a CDS encoding STAS domain-containing protein, which produces MKPLTIDHRSTATGLVLRVAGDLDFDQAPELRRQIGLLALAPGQCLVLDLSGLEFCDSSGITALLAARQHALAAEADAVLAAVPAHLLRVLTLVGLDQVFTLRPHSDPAS
- a CDS encoding SpoIIE family protein phosphatase, with amino-acid sequence MCRAGGMPEPAGKGPGTDAAFSALLEDSAEDLYESAPCGYLSTMMDGTIAKINATLLDWLGLEREAVVGRRRFADLLTVGGRLYHETHFAPLLRMQGELRGVALEMRRQGGGRLPVLVSAVVKHGTGGEPLLIRITVFDASDRRSYEEELLRRRKDAERARVDAEQARVEAERARAEAERARAEAERAHAEADRARRQAEADRTRLADALAVLQQSLVPDSLPAVPGLETAVHYHTAAPDQLGGDFYDLFPVAGDRWAFFLGDVCGKGPEAASLTSLTRYTLRAAAHHDPEPAAALATLNAVLHERYTADGDPRYCTCVFGVVEPGGEDGSATVRIASGGHPPALVLRSDGSAGYLPTPGGMLVGILPGAPIGTAETVLAAGDTLVLYTDGLTEARTGPARDALYGEDALRAFGADRAPAGPREVITALTGLLESFGDGLDDDTALLALGVPAAPSPIRPTTSPTS
- a CDS encoding ABC transporter ATP-binding protein, with amino-acid sequence METPGTRRVQPGKRSVLLALRYYGRELARLRRWTAPAMLLSALGNIGINYVAPLIVAKLVGDIAGDKDVSVASALPYVLGFAGVLLVAEALWRIALHCLNRLDALGIEHLYVIGMDELFAKDATFFHDNFAGSLTKRVLSFASRFEPFVDTLTFQIMGSFVPLTFGAVVLWRYEPLLVVGLLSMIALTAVLVVPLIRRRQRLVDEREEAIARVSGHVADSLMNMDTVRAFAAEEREAAEHRSRVATSRRLTLRSWDYGNLRIDTLVAPMSVVTNTVGLLLAVTLAGGSLGVEGIVVAFTYYTNATRIMFDFNQIYRRLESSMTEAAQFTELLLTPPTVLDPPEPEPLRPRAADVRFEKVTFAHRGGRPLFDGLDLTVPSGAKLGLVGRSGGGKTSLTRLLLRMTDIDGGRILIGGQDISRLRQADLRGQIAYVPQDPAMFHRTLRENIAFARPDASEAEVRRAAEAAHVTEFADALPDGFDTMVGERGVKLSGGQRQRVALARAILRDAPILLLDEATSALDSESELLVQEALWRLMEGRTALVVAHRLSTVAGMDQLVVLDRGRIVEQGTHQELLALDGAYAKLWEHQSGGFLDDTAGRAEVL